In Acidobacteriota bacterium, the sequence ACGAGGCATCGATCTCTCCTACCCTGGCCGTTAGCGTTACGACTTCGGCCGCTTGGCGCCGTACTTCGAACGGCTCCGTCGTCGATCCTCGACGCCCACGGCGTCCAGGGTTCCTCGGATTACGTGATAGCGAACACCCGGCAGATCCTTCACACGTCCACCCCGAATCATCACGATGGAGTGTTCTTGAAGGTTGTGCCCGACACCGGGGATGTAGGTCGTGACCTCGATCCCGTTGGTCAGACGAACGCGTGCAACTTTACGCAGCGCCGAGTTCGGCTTCTTGGGAGTCGACGTGTACACGCGAACACAGACGCCCCGCTTCTGGGGGCAGGTATTCAGGGCCGGACTCTTGGTCCGGGACTTGATGACCTTGCGTCCCTTACGGACTAACTGATTGATCGTCGGCACGTGTCAAAGCTCCTGTCAGGCACCAAACCCCGCTCGTCCGTCGGCACGACGTACGACCCGGGACATCGTTCTGGGGTGCAAAACCTCGAGAGTCTAGCAGACACCCCGGAGGGCTTTCAAGGTCCGCCAACTCGGGGGTTTTCAGCTCCCCGGTTCTGCTCCCGCTGCCGCGGCGGCAGCCTGTCGAATCATCTCCGCAAATCGATCGGTATCGAGGTCCATTTCGCCCTCGCCGCCCTCTTCGAAGCGGGGCTCCTCCATCGGAGGGGGTCCATCGGGCTCGATCTGGATATCGGTGTAGGTGTCCATCCCGGTTCCCGCCGGAATGAGCCGTCCCATGATCACGTTCTCCTTGAGCCCCCTCAGGAGGTCCACCTTGCCGGAGATCGAGGCCTCGGTCAGAACCCGGGTCGTCTCCTGGAAACTGGCCGCCGAGATGAAGGACTCGGTGGCCAGACTGGCCTTGGTGATTCCCAGAAGCAACGGCCGGCCACGGGCCGGGACGCCGCCGTCCTCGAGGACTCTTTCGTTCTCGCGGACGAAGCGGAATCGGTCGACCTGCTCGTCAACGATAAACTCGGTGTCACCCGGATCCTCGATCTTGATCCAGCGCATCATCTGACGAATGATCACCTCAATGTGCTTGTCGTGGATCTGCACGCCTTGCAGTCGATAGACCTCCTGAAATTCCCGCTCACCGAGAATCTCCAGGATCTTGTGCGGGTCCTTGGGACCATCGGTGAACGCGTCACCGGCCACAACGGACTCCCCTTCCTGAACGGTAACGTGCATGCCCCGGGGAATCGCGTACTCGCGTTCCTCGCCATCATCGGTTCGGACCAGCACCTTCCGCGAACCCTTGACGATGTCCCCGTAGTGAACGACGCCGTCGATCTCGGCCATCTCCGCCGGTTCCTTGGGGTGTCGAGCCTCGAACAGATCGACCACGCGTGGTAGACCACCGGTGATGTCCTTGGTCTTCGTGGTCGCTCGCGGGATCTTCGCCATCACGTCGCCCTCGCGGACGGCGACGCCGTCCTGGACCATGACGATGGCGTGGACCGGCAGGAGGATCTTTCGCTGGGAATTCCCCTCTGCGTCGCGAATCAGCAGTTGGGGGTGTCGCTTCTCATCCTGCGACTGCACGATCACCTGGCGAGAAAGACCCGAGACCTCCTCGACCTCTTCCTTCATCGTGACACCCGCTTCGATGTCGTGGAACTCGATGGTGCCCGCGATATCGGTCAGGATCGCAAAGTTGTAGGGATCCCACTCGGCAAGCTTGGTACCGGACTCGATGTGCTCACCGTCACGGACCTCAAGAATGGCACCGTAGACGATATTGTAGCGCTCGCGCTCTCGACCCTCGCGATCGCGAATAACGACAGCGCCATTGCGGTTGATCGCAACCGGTTTACCTTCGCGATTGTCCACGGTCTTCAGATTCTCGTAGTAGACCTGACCGGCATTGCGGATCTCGATCCCGCTCTGCTCGTCGATACGCGCGGTACCACCGATATGGAACGTCCGCATCGTGAGCTGCGTACCGGGTTCTCCGATGGACTGGGCAGCGATGACGCCCACCGCCTCGCCACTTTCGACCTCGCGACCGGTCGCGAGGTTACGTCCGTAGCAGCGAACACAGACACCGCGTTCACATTCGCAGGTCAGCACGGAGCGGATGCGAACCGTCTGAAGCCCCGAGTCCTGCACGGTGGTGGCCAGATCCTCGTCCACCATCCCGTTACGAGCGACGAGAATCTCGCCGTTCCCCGGGTCAATGATGTCCTCGAGAGCCACACGACCGACGATGCGATCACGCAGATCCTCGATGATCTCACCGCCCTCTTCGATTCGACTGACCTCGATGCCCTCACTGGTCTGACAATCGTCCGCGGAGATGATCACATCCTGCGAAACGTCAACGAGGCGTCGCGTGAGGTATCCGGAGTTGGCGGTCTTGAGTGCGGTATCCGCCAGACCTTTTCGAGCGCCGTGAGTCGAGATGAAGTATTGCAGTACGTTCAGCCCCTCGCGGAAGTTTGCGGTAATCGGTGTCTCGATGATCTCGCCCGAAGGCTTGGCCATCAGGCCGCGCATTCCGGCAAGCTGTCGCATCTGCTGCTTACTGCCACGGGCACCGGAATCGGCCATCATCAGGATCGGGTTGAACTCGTCGTTTTCCTTCTCGCGACGGGTCATCTCCTTGAACATGGCCTCGGAGATGCGCTCGGTGGCATCGGACCAGATCGAGATGACCTTGTTGTAGCGCTCGCGATTGGTGATCAGACCGTCAAGGAACTGCTGCTCGACGGTGATCTGCTCCTGACGAGCTCGATCCACCATGTCGACCTTGGTGGGCGGCACGACCATGTCGTCGATCCCGATCGAGATGCCGGCCCGAGTCGCATAGATGAAGCCAAGCTCCTTGAGCTTGTCGACCAACTCCACGGTCATGTGGATGCCATGCCGCAGGTAGACGTAGTGCACGAACGACTGGAGTGCCTTCTTGCGTAGCGAGCCGTTGACGAAAGGCAACCCCTCGGACAGCGCGTTGTTGAACAACACGCGACCGACGGTCGTCTGCAGGCGATAGGCTTCGACGGTCTGCTCCGGAGCACGGACCACGTTGTCCTGTTCCTTCGGCGGCAGCGTCGTCAGATCGATGAGGTTGCCGCTGTAGCGCAACGTAATCGGCGTCAGCGTCTCGACCTCGCCGGCCTGATAGGCCAGGAGCACCTCCTGCTGAGAGCCGAACATGCGGCCGGCACCCTTGGCGCTGGCCTTCTCCTGGGTCATGTAGTAGCAACCCAGAACAATGTCCTGACTGGGGTTGACGATCGGCAGTCCGTTGGACGGACTGAGGATGTTGTTGGTCGACAACATCAGAACCATTGCCTCGATCTGCGATTTCGCGGACAACGGAACATGGACCGCCATCTGGTCGCCGTCGAAGTCCGCATTGAACGCGGTACAGACCAGCGGGTGAATCTTGATCGCCTTGCCCTCGACCAGGACCGGCTCGAAGGCCTGAATGCCCAGCCGATGCAGTGTCGGGGCCCGGTTCAAGAGCACCGGGTGCTCCTTGATGACCTCTTCGAGATAGTCCCAGACCTCGGCACTCTCCATCTCGACCATTTCCTTGGCGGCCTTGATGGTGGTGACGAGCCCCTGCTCCTCGAGCTTGTTGTAGATGAACGGCTTGAACAGCTCCAGCGCCATCTTCTTCGGCAGCCCGCACTGGTGGAGCTTGAGATCCGGCCCAACGACGATGACCGAACGACCGGAATAGTCGACACGCTTGCCCAGGAGGTTCTGACGAAAACGCCCCTGCTTGCCCTTGATCGTGTCGGACAGAGACTTCAACGGTCGGTTGTTGCTGCCACGCAGGACACGACCGCGACGACCGTTGTCGAAGAGTGCATCGACGGCTTCCTGTAACATACGCTTCTCGTTGCGCACGATGACATCCGGAGCCTTCAGATCCAGAAGCTTCTTCAATCGGTTATTGCGATTGATCACGCGACGGTAGAGATCGTTGAGATCGGAGGTCGCGAACCGACCGCCGTCGAGCGGTACCAGCGGCCGGAGCTCCGGCGGGATAACCGGAACGACGTCCAGGATCATCCACTCGGGTTGGTTCCCCGACTTACGGAAGGCATCGACAACCTTCAGTCGCTTTGCAAACTTTAGCCGCTTCTGCTGCGACGTCTCGGTCCGCATCAGCTCGCGCATTTCCTTGGCCAGGCTCTCGATGTCGAGACGGGCGAGGATCTCCTTGATCGCCTCGGCGCCCATGCCGGCCTGGAAGCCGTCCGGATATTTGTCCTGTAGCTCGCGATACTGCTCTTCGGAGAGGACTTCCTTCTCCGTCAGCTCGACGGCTTCGCCGGGATCGATGACGACGTAGGCTTCGAAATAGAGGATTCGCTCCAGCTCGCGGAGCGTCATGTCCAGCAGATGCCCGATTCGGCTCGGAAGACCCTTGAAAAACCAGACATGGCTGACAGGGCTCGCAAGCTCGATGTGTCCCATTCGCTCGCGACGCACCTTGCTCTGGGTCACCTCAACGCCGCACTTGTCACAGACGACGCCGCGATGCTTCATCCTCTTGAACTTTCCGCAGAGACATTCCCAGTCCGTCACCGGGCCGAAAATCCTTGCGCAGAAAAGTCCATCACGTTCCGGTTTGAACGTTCGATAGTTGATCGTCTCCGGCTTCGTTACCTCGCCGTAGGACCAACTACGAATCTTCTCCGGACTCGCGAGGCTGATGCGAATCGCACTGAAGTCGTTAATGGTCTTCGCTTTGTCGAAGAGGAATGGCGGTCTATTCATAAATTCCCAGCTCCCAGATCAAAATGCCGAGACCTCAGGGGTCCCGCCTTGATCGCTCAGAAGTTCGACATCGAGACAAAGACTCTGAAGCTCACGAACGAGAACGTTGAACGACTCCGGAAGTCCGGGCTCTACCGCAGACTCACCCTTGACCAGCGCTTCGTAGATCTTCGTTCTGCCGTAGACGTCATCGGACTTGACGGTGAGCAGTTCCTGCAGGATGTGAGCGGCGCCATACGCCTCGAGAGCCCACACCTCCATCTCACCGAAGCGTTGGCCACCGAACTGCGCCTTACCGCCCAGCGGCTGCTGGGTAATCAGCGAGTACGGCCCGATCGAACGCGCGTGGATCTTGTCGTCCACCAGATGGGACAGCTTGATCAGATAGATGTAACCGACGGTCACCAACTGCTCGAACGGTTCGCCGGATCGGCCGTCCCGAAGCGTGATCTTGCCCGAAGTCGGTAGACCGGCCAGCGTTAGCTGCCTCTTGATCTCCTCCTCGTGCGCACCGTCAAAGACCGGCGTTGCATAGCGAATGCCGTCTTTGTAGTACTTCGCAAGCTCGATGATCTCGTCGTCGCTTGCGTTCTCGACCTGATCGCGGGTCACCTTCTGCGGGAGTGCACTTAACAGTCGTTGCCGCAGGTCCGCCGCAGCCTTGCTGCGCTCCTGTGCCAGCCTCTCGGTGATCCAGCGGCCGTGTTCCGAACCCGCCCATCCCAGATGGGTCTCGAGGATCTGGCCCACGTTCATTCGCGAGGGCACGCCAAGCGGATTCAGGACGACCTCGACCGGCGTTCCGTCCGGCAAATACGGCATGTCCTCCACGGGCAACAGTCGGGAGATGACACCCTTGTTGCCGTGGCGGCCGGCCATCTTGTCGCCGACGCTCAGCTTGCGCTTCATCGCGACGAAGACCTTGACCATCTTGATCACACCGGGAGCCAGTTCGTCTCCCTTTTGCATCTGCTCAATCTTTTCCTTGTTGAGTTGACGCAGGATGTTGATCCGCTTCTTGGTTCGCTCCTCGATGCGATAGATCTCTTTGACCTTGGAGGTCTTCGTCGGCTTGATGATGCATCGGCGAAGGTCCTCGGTGTCCATCCCCGACATGACCTGGCGGGTCAGAACGGTTCCGGCTTCGAGAAGGGCGCTTCCACGTCTTCGATCGCTGAGGGGCTCGGTCAGCGCCTCGCTGTCCAGAAGCTCGATCAGTTTTTTGCGATCCTCCTCGTTGAGGATCCGGATCTCATCCTTGAGATCCTTCTCGAGACGTTCGATCTGCTCCTGCTCGATCTCGCCGGCGCGACTGTCCTTCTCCACGCCCTTGCGGCTGAAGATCTTGACATCGACGACGATCCCGTCGACCCCGGGAGGCGCGTTGAGGGATGCGTCGCGGACATCGCCAGACTTCTCGCCGAAGATCGCGCGGAGGAGCTTCTCCTCCGGCGTCAGCTGGGTCTCTCCCTTGGGAGTCACCTTGCCGACCAGGATGTCGCCGGGTTTGACACGGGCACCGATACGGATGACACCGGCCTCGTCGAGGTCCTTGAGGAAATCCTCGGAGACATTGGGAATGTCCCGGGTGATCTCCTCCGGCCCCAGCTTGGTGTCTCGAGCCTCGACGTCGAACTCCTCGATATGGATCGAGGTGAAGACGTCCTCCCGGACACAGTCTTCGGATACGAGGATCGCATCCTCGAAGTTGAAACCGCGCCAGGGCATGAATGCGACCAGAATGTTTCGTCCCAGCGCCAGCTCGCCACGCTCGGTGCAGGGGCCGTCAGCCAGCACCGTGCCCTCCTCGACACGTTGTCCTTCTCGGACGATCGGACGCTGATTCATGCAGGTGTTCTGGTTGGAACGCTTGAACTTGACCAGCGAGTAGATATCTGCGCCGAAGTCCTCCTGCCCCATCGCACCTACGCGGACGATGATGCGCTGAGAGTCGACGATATCGACGATGCCGGCTCGCTTGCAGACGACGACGGCACCGGAATCCCGCGCCGTGATCGACTCCATGCCGGTGCCGACGAAGGGTGCCTTCGGCTTCACCAACGGCACGGCCTGCCGTTGCATGTTGGAACCCATCAGCGCACGGTTGGCATCGTCGTTTTCGAGAAACGGGATCAGGGATGCAGCCACCGAAACAAGCTGCTTCGGCGAGACATCGATGTATCCGACATCCTCACGCGGAACCAACTTGAACTCGCCGGCCTTTCGCGCGTTGACCCGTTCGTTCTGGAACGAGCCATCGTCACCGAGATGTGCGTTGGCCTGGGCGATGGTCTCGCGGTCTTCCTGATAGGCCGACAGATAGAACGAATGCGCCACGGCCTCCGGAGCAAGTTTCCCGGAGTCGACGACCTTCTTCCTTTGCACCACGAAGTCGGCGGCGGAGACCACGTCGTCCAGCTTGTACTGACTCTGCCCCGTTCGCGTCACGCGGACGAAATCGAGCACACGGCCCGATTCGACCCTGCGGTACGGCGACTCGATGAACCCGTAGTCGTTGATCCGGGCGAAACAGGACAACGACGAGATCAGGCCGATGTTGGGTCCTTCAGGCGTTTCGATGGGGCAGATACGCCCGTAGTGAGTCGGGTGAACGTCGCGAACCTCGAAACCGGCCCGCTCTCTGGATAGACCCCCCGGCCCGAGGGCGGACAGGCGACGCTTGTGAGTCACCTCCGAGAGTGGGTTGGTCTGATCCATGAACTGGGACAGCTGACTGCTGCCGAAGAACTCCTGGATCGCCGCCATGACCGGTTTGGCATTGATCAGGTCGTGAGGCATGGCGGTCGTCATCTCCTGATAGACCGACATCTTCTCCTTGATCGCACGCTCCATCCGGACGAGGCCGATTCGGAACTGGTTCTCGAGAAGCTCACCCACGCTACGCACGCGACGGTTACCGAGGTGATCGATATCGTCGATGTCGCCCTTGCCCTTCTTGAGCTTCAGCATGTAACGCAGGACCTCCACGAAGTCCTCGCGGGTGGGAGTGCGATCCTCGCCCTTCTCCCAACGCTCGCGGACGTCCTCCGCCCAGTCCTCGGGACTGACACCGTAGATCTTGGTGTTGAACTTGAGGCGACCGACTTTCGAAAAGTCGTAGCGGGTCGGGTCGAAGAACATGCTGTTGAACAGCGTTCGGGAAGAGTCCGGCGTGGGCGGATCACCCGGGCGCAGACGTCGATAGATCTCGATCAGGGCTTCCTGCTGGTTCTGGACCGTATCCTTGGCAAGCGTGTCGATCAGGGTGTCACCCACGTCTTCCCGCTCCGGGAAGACCGCTTCGAACTCTCTGATCCCACGAGCCTGCAGATCGATCAGTGCCTCGTCGGTGAGAGGCTTGGCGGCCTCGACGACGACCTCTCCGGTCTCCTCGTCGACGATGTCGTGAACGGAGAAGGCTCCCTCCGCCTCGGTGTCGGCGACCGGGATCCACGTCAAGCGGGCCTTCTTGAGGTCGGCAAGAGTCTCCGCACGGATCCGACGATTCTTCTTGATGACCTCTTTGCCACGAGCGCTGACCGTCGAGCGGACCTTGCAGTTGAGCAAGCCGTCGCCGACCTTGAAGTCAAAGTGGCCGTCCTTGATCCGCACCACGACGGGCGAATAGAAGGTCTCAAAGATTGACGGGATGTCATCCACACCAAGCGCACGCAAGAAGATCGTCGCGGGGAATTTTCGTTTCCGATCGATTCGAACGTGAAGCACGTTCTTGGCGTCGGTCTCAAACTCGACCCACGAACCGCGGTACGGAATCACCTTCGAGAGGAAGGTCGTACGATTGGCATCGGACTGGAAGAAGACGCCGGGACTTCGATGGAGCTGCGAGACGATGACCCGCTCGGTTCCATTGACGATAAACGTCCCGTGCTCGGTGAGCATCGGGATCTCGCCGAAGTAGACTTCTTGTTCCTTGATGTCGCGGATCGTACGCGCCTCGGTGTCCGGATCCTTGTCGTAGACGACAAGCTGGATCGTCACCTTCAGCGGGACCGTATAGGTCTGTCCACGCTCCTGACACTCCTCAACGTCGTACTTGAACTTGAGGGCGACAGGATCGCCGCAGTCATCACACTCGCGAACGGTGACGGCCGTCAGGTTCCCGCAGTTGGCGCAGGTCACCTCGCCCTTGCGGGCGTCGGGGACCACCAATCGATGTCCACAGAACGTGCACTCGCTACGGAGATGCTCGATGCCGCGCAACTCACCACATTTGCATTCCCAGTTGCCGATCGTGTAATCGACAAACTCCAGGGAACAGGTCTCGCGGAAGTCTCTAATCGGGAAGATGGACTTGAAGACCGCCTGCAGACCGATGTGGTCGTCGCGATCGGCCGGAGCCGTACGCATCTGTAGGAACCGCTCGTAGGAGCGCTTCTGGACTTCGATCAGGTTCGGGATCGGAATCGCCGCCTTGATCTTTGAAAAATCAGCCCTGGTGCGGGCAGCTGTCGAGTTCTCGGACATGGTGCTGGATACCCCTAGCTGGGATCGTCAGCCGACGACACCAACCATCAAGTGAAGCATTGGCAACCGGACGTTGGGTCCGGACACCCTCACGCGGACAACAGATCGGTTCGGGATCCGTCGCCGGCGGCAGCGGGCCGAAGTCCGTGGTTACTTGATCTCGACGGTGGCACCCACGTCTTCGAATTTCTTCTTGATCTCTGCGGCCTCCTCTTTCGTGGTGGCTTCCTTGATCGCCTTGGGTGCGCCGTCGACCAGATCCTTGGCCTCTTTCAGACCCAGGCTGGTGACTTCACGGACCGCCTTGATCACGTTGATCTTCTTGGCGCCGACTTCCTTGAGAATCACGTCGAACTCGGTCTGCTCTTCGGCTGCCGCTTCCCCGCCGGCGGCACCCGCAGCCGCCATCGCGACCGGAGCTGCGGCGGAGACGCCCCATTTCTCTTCGAGCATCTTGACGAGGCTCGACGCTTCCATCACGGTGAGCTCGCTAAGGTTCTCGCTCAGTTTTTCCAGATCGGCCATCTTCCCATCTCCTTCGATTTCATCTTTGCTTCCCCGGCTTGCCGGGCATAACTAATTAATGGTCTTCGTTAACAGGCCTAGGCGTCCGCCGCGGCCTCTCCTTCTCGTGCATCAATGACTCGGGCAAGTTGCGTACCGGGCGTCTGAACCAGACGGACCAGGGTCGTCGCCGGCGTGTTGATCAAGGCCAACAGCTGGGCGCGCAATTCCTGCAGACCGGGCAGCTTCGAAAGCTGCGTGAGGCCTGCCGTGTCGAGGAGATCCTTCCCTTCCACGACTCCTGCCAGCAACCGGACTTCCGGGTTCTCCTTGGCGAAGGTGGCGAGGGACTTCGCCAGCGCCACCGGGTCGTCTGCATGGGTTGCCATGGCACACGGCCCCGAGAAGTCTCCGGCCAGTTTCTCGGCCGTCGTACCGGCTGCGGCCAGCTTGGCCAGCCGATTCTTGATCACGCGGTATTCGCCACCGGCGTCGCGGACCGAGTTTCGGAGGCTGTTGACCTGGTTCACGGTCAACCCGCTGAACGTCGCGAGAACCATATGGGGGTTCTCCTCGAAGGTCTTCTTGTAAGTTTCTACGGCTTCAATTTTTTCGGCGCGATTCACGACTTACCTTCCAGTTCCGCTTCGCCGGCGTCCAGGGATAATCCCGGCCCCATCGTCGACGTGATATGGACGGACTCGATGTACTTGCCTTTGGCTGCTGAGGGCTTGGCCTTGGTCACGGCCCGCAACAACGCGCGGGCGTTGTCGACCAGCTTCTCGTCATCGAAGGACAGTTTGCCGACCGGTACGTGGATATTCGCGGTCTTGTCAACGCGAAATTCGACCTTACCGGCCTTGACCTCGTTGACGGCCTTGGCGACGTCAAAGGTGACCGTACCGGTCTTAGGGTTCGGCATCAGTCCTCGCGGGCCGAGGACTCGACCGAGCTTGCCGACCTCACGCATCATGTCGGGTGTGGCGACGACGGCGTCGAACTCCGTCCAACCACCCTGAATCTTCTCGACCATCTCTTTGCCACCCACGAAATCGGCGCCGGCCTCCTCGGCCTCCTTGGCCTTCTCACCCTGGGCGATGACCAGGACGGACTTGCTCTTGCCGATTCCGTGAGGCAGGACGATGGTCCCACGAACCATTTGATCCGCATGACGCGGGTCGACGCCCAACCGCAGGCTGACCTCGACGGTCTCGTCGAACTTCGCGTAGGCCACGCTCTTCAGCTTTCCAACCGCGTCAGAAAGCGAATGATCACGCTTCTCGACGGCCTCTGCTGCCTTGTTGTAGTTCTTGCCGTGTTTCGCCATCTTCGTCTCCAGCCTCGCGGCTCTTATCCCTTGACCTCGATACCCATCGATCGCGCGCTACCGGCAATGATTTTCCGTGCGGACTCGATAGAGGAACAGTTGAGGTCGGGCATCTTCGCCTGGGCGATCTCGTCGACCTGCGCCATCGTCACCTTCCCGACCTTGTCGCGATTCGGAACTCCCGACGCCTTCTGTAGACCCGCCGCCTTCATCAGCAGCGTCGATGCGGGCGGCGTCTTGGTGATGAACGTGTAGGAGTGATCCTGATAGACCGTGATCACCACGGGGGTGAGGATGCCGCCATCCTTTGCGGTCCTGGCGTTGAACGCCTTGCAGAAGTCCATGATGTTCACACCGTGTTGACCCAGCGCGGGACCGACCGGGGGAGCAGGCGTCGCCTTCCCCGCCGGAATGTGCAGCTTGATCAACCCGACTACTTTCTTTGCCATGACCTACTCGCTCCGTGTGCCGCGTTACGGCTTTTCGACCTGAACGAACTCCAGCTCCACCGGAGTTGCTCGACCGAAGATCGTTACCATCACCTTCAGCGTCGAGCGGTCCTCGTTGACCTCCTCGACCTGCCCTGTGAAGTTGCTGAATGGACCGTCCATGATCCGAACCGCGTCGCCGACGCTGAATGCCAGCTTCGGTTTCGGCTTGTCCGCAGCCACGGAAATCTGATTGACGATCCGGTCGACTTCCTTCGTGCTAAGCGGTACCGGTTTGGTTCCAGTACCGACAAATCCCGTCACCTTCGGCGTGTTGCGGACCACATGCCATGCGTCGTCCGACATCACCATCTTCACCAGCACATAGCCGGGGAAGAACTTCCGGGTCGAGCGAATCTTCTTACCGTCACGGATCTCGACCACTTCTTCCGTGGGGATGAGCACCTCTTCGATCACCCCGGCCATGCCCATCGCCTCGGCTCGCTGCATCAGGCTCTCGCGAACCTTCGCCTCGAAACCCGAATACGTGTGGACGATGTACCACTTCTTGCCGTCGTCGACTTTCGCGGCGGGCTCGGCCTTGGCGGACGGAGCCGTGCCGGCAGCC encodes:
- the rpsL gene encoding 30S ribosomal protein S12; this encodes MPTINQLVRKGRKVIKSRTKSPALNTCPQKRGVCVRVYTSTPKKPNSALRKVARVRLTNGIEVTTYIPGVGHNLQEHSIVMIRGGRVKDLPGVRYHVIRGTLDAVGVEDRRRSRSKYGAKRPKS
- the rpoC gene encoding DNA-directed RNA polymerase subunit beta', with product MNRPPFLFDKAKTINDFSAIRISLASPEKIRSWSYGEVTKPETINYRTFKPERDGLFCARIFGPVTDWECLCGKFKRMKHRGVVCDKCGVEVTQSKVRRERMGHIELASPVSHVWFFKGLPSRIGHLLDMTLRELERILYFEAYVVIDPGEAVELTEKEVLSEEQYRELQDKYPDGFQAGMGAEAIKEILARLDIESLAKEMRELMRTETSQQKRLKFAKRLKVVDAFRKSGNQPEWMILDVVPVIPPELRPLVPLDGGRFATSDLNDLYRRVINRNNRLKKLLDLKAPDVIVRNEKRMLQEAVDALFDNGRRGRVLRGSNNRPLKSLSDTIKGKQGRFRQNLLGKRVDYSGRSVIVVGPDLKLHQCGLPKKMALELFKPFIYNKLEEQGLVTTIKAAKEMVEMESAEVWDYLEEVIKEHPVLLNRAPTLHRLGIQAFEPVLVEGKAIKIHPLVCTAFNADFDGDQMAVHVPLSAKSQIEAMVLMLSTNNILSPSNGLPIVNPSQDIVLGCYYMTQEKASAKGAGRMFGSQQEVLLAYQAGEVETLTPITLRYSGNLIDLTTLPPKEQDNVVRAPEQTVEAYRLQTTVGRVLFNNALSEGLPFVNGSLRKKALQSFVHYVYLRHGIHMTVELVDKLKELGFIYATRAGISIGIDDMVVPPTKVDMVDRARQEQITVEQQFLDGLITNRERYNKVISIWSDATERISEAMFKEMTRREKENDEFNPILMMADSGARGSKQQMRQLAGMRGLMAKPSGEIIETPITANFREGLNVLQYFISTHGARKGLADTALKTANSGYLTRRLVDVSQDVIISADDCQTSEGIEVSRIEEGGEIIEDLRDRIVGRVALEDIIDPGNGEILVARNGMVDEDLATTVQDSGLQTVRIRSVLTCECERGVCVRCYGRNLATGREVESGEAVGVIAAQSIGEPGTQLTMRTFHIGGTARIDEQSGIEIRNAGQVYYENLKTVDNREGKPVAINRNGAVVIRDREGRERERYNIVYGAILEVRDGEHIESGTKLAEWDPYNFAILTDIAGTIEFHDIEAGVTMKEEVEEVSGLSRQVIVQSQDEKRHPQLLIRDAEGNSQRKILLPVHAIVMVQDGVAVREGDVMAKIPRATTKTKDITGGLPRVVDLFEARHPKEPAEMAEIDGVVHYGDIVKGSRKVLVRTDDGEEREYAIPRGMHVTVQEGESVVAGDAFTDGPKDPHKILEILGEREFQEVYRLQGVQIHDKHIEVIIRQMMRWIKIEDPGDTEFIVDEQVDRFRFVRENERVLEDGGVPARGRPLLLGITKASLATESFISAASFQETTRVLTEASISGKVDLLRGLKENVIMGRLIPAGTGMDTYTDIQIEPDGPPPMEEPRFEEGGEGEMDLDTDRFAEMIRQAAAAAAGAEPGS
- the rpoB gene encoding DNA-directed RNA polymerase subunit beta — translated: MSENSTAARTRADFSKIKAAIPIPNLIEVQKRSYERFLQMRTAPADRDDHIGLQAVFKSIFPIRDFRETCSLEFVDYTIGNWECKCGELRGIEHLRSECTFCGHRLVVPDARKGEVTCANCGNLTAVTVRECDDCGDPVALKFKYDVEECQERGQTYTVPLKVTIQLVVYDKDPDTEARTIRDIKEQEVYFGEIPMLTEHGTFIVNGTERVIVSQLHRSPGVFFQSDANRTTFLSKVIPYRGSWVEFETDAKNVLHVRIDRKRKFPATIFLRALGVDDIPSIFETFYSPVVVRIKDGHFDFKVGDGLLNCKVRSTVSARGKEVIKKNRRIRAETLADLKKARLTWIPVADTEAEGAFSVHDIVDEETGEVVVEAAKPLTDEALIDLQARGIREFEAVFPEREDVGDTLIDTLAKDTVQNQQEALIEIYRRLRPGDPPTPDSSRTLFNSMFFDPTRYDFSKVGRLKFNTKIYGVSPEDWAEDVRERWEKGEDRTPTREDFVEVLRYMLKLKKGKGDIDDIDHLGNRRVRSVGELLENQFRIGLVRMERAIKEKMSVYQEMTTAMPHDLINAKPVMAAIQEFFGSSQLSQFMDQTNPLSEVTHKRRLSALGPGGLSRERAGFEVRDVHPTHYGRICPIETPEGPNIGLISSLSCFARINDYGFIESPYRRVESGRVLDFVRVTRTGQSQYKLDDVVSAADFVVQRKKVVDSGKLAPEAVAHSFYLSAYQEDRETIAQANAHLGDDGSFQNERVNARKAGEFKLVPREDVGYIDVSPKQLVSVAASLIPFLENDDANRALMGSNMQRQAVPLVKPKAPFVGTGMESITARDSGAVVVCKRAGIVDIVDSQRIIVRVGAMGQEDFGADIYSLVKFKRSNQNTCMNQRPIVREGQRVEEGTVLADGPCTERGELALGRNILVAFMPWRGFNFEDAILVSEDCVREDVFTSIHIEEFDVEARDTKLGPEEITRDIPNVSEDFLKDLDEAGVIRIGARVKPGDILVGKVTPKGETQLTPEEKLLRAIFGEKSGDVRDASLNAPPGVDGIVVDVKIFSRKGVEKDSRAGEIEQEQIERLEKDLKDEIRILNEEDRKKLIELLDSEALTEPLSDRRRGSALLEAGTVLTRQVMSGMDTEDLRRCIIKPTKTSKVKEIYRIEERTKKRINILRQLNKEKIEQMQKGDELAPGVIKMVKVFVAMKRKLSVGDKMAGRHGNKGVISRLLPVEDMPYLPDGTPVEVVLNPLGVPSRMNVGQILETHLGWAGSEHGRWITERLAQERSKAAADLRQRLLSALPQKVTRDQVENASDDEIIELAKYYKDGIRYATPVFDGAHEEEIKRQLTLAGLPTSGKITLRDGRSGEPFEQLVTVGYIYLIKLSHLVDDKIHARSIGPYSLITQQPLGGKAQFGGQRFGEMEVWALEAYGAAHILQELLTVKSDDVYGRTKIYEALVKGESAVEPGLPESFNVLVRELQSLCLDVELLSDQGGTPEVSAF
- the rplL gene encoding 50S ribosomal protein L7/L12, which codes for MADLEKLSENLSELTVMEASSLVKMLEEKWGVSAAAPVAMAAAGAAGGEAAAEEQTEFDVILKEVGAKKINVIKAVREVTSLGLKEAKDLVDGAPKAIKEATTKEEAAEIKKKFEDVGATVEIK
- the rplJ gene encoding 50S ribosomal protein L10; translated protein: MNRAEKIEAVETYKKTFEENPHMVLATFSGLTVNQVNSLRNSVRDAGGEYRVIKNRLAKLAAAGTTAEKLAGDFSGPCAMATHADDPVALAKSLATFAKENPEVRLLAGVVEGKDLLDTAGLTQLSKLPGLQELRAQLLALINTPATTLVRLVQTPGTQLARVIDAREGEAAADA
- the rplA gene encoding 50S ribosomal protein L1 is translated as MAKHGKNYNKAAEAVEKRDHSLSDAVGKLKSVAYAKFDETVEVSLRLGVDPRHADQMVRGTIVLPHGIGKSKSVLVIAQGEKAKEAEEAGADFVGGKEMVEKIQGGWTEFDAVVATPDMMREVGKLGRVLGPRGLMPNPKTGTVTFDVAKAVNEVKAGKVEFRVDKTANIHVPVGKLSFDDEKLVDNARALLRAVTKAKPSAAKGKYIESVHITSTMGPGLSLDAGEAELEGKS